The genomic segment CTGTTTTAAGGCGATTTCACTCATACTTAACCCTTCATGGTAATATCCCTTCACCACGCTGCGCTGCGCGGTGGACAGGCGTGAGAGGCCCTTTGCCAGCCGCTTTCGGTTGTTCTGCTTCTCTTTCTTTGCAATATAATCAGTCTCTACGCTTACCTGATCATCGGCCAGGGTATCGGCCAGCGTCAGGGCTTCGTCGCCGGGCAGTGGGCTGTCCAGGCTTTTTTCCGCTGTGACGGACTGGTTGAACCGGCCTTCGTTCCACTTCAGGTAATAACGCTTCAGGTATCCCTGCATAAAGGCGTTAAACCCGGTGCCGCGCCCTGGATCAAACTTTTTCAGCCCTTCTATAAAAGCGACCACGCCGTCCTGGAAGGCGTCCTCAAATCGGTCATCAGTGATTCGTGAACGGCTGAGCGCAGCCAGAATCAGGGGCTTAAAGGTCATGACCAGCATCTGGCACGCCGCCCTTGCGTTTTCCCGCTCCGGGCTGTCCTCCGGGTATTCCTGCCCGTATTTATAGGCTTCTACCAACGCGTCGATCTCTTGGTATTGATTCATTCACCCCTCCTATTCATCTTCATAAAGGTCCGTTATGCTCAAAACAATCTCCGGATGCGAGTCCTCCACAGCCTGGCAGTATTCGCCGAATAAATCTTCCGCTTCCTCCACAGTCCGGGCGTAAAAGCCCACCTGCACCCGGCATTCCGCTTCCACCAGGTAGGCCCGGCGCTTGTGCAGGAGGCCGGGGCCTGTGCCATATCGGTTCATTTGATCACCTCCATAAATTTTGGTTTTCCCGCTGCTTCTTCTCCCGGGCCTCCCAAACCGCATAAAAAGCCCTCACGTCATTATCCGGGTACCTTGCCTGGATCGCTGCCTTTTCCTCCTCGGAAATCTGGGGAAGCAGATTGAAGCCGTTGGGCGACGGTCCGTCCTCAGGAATACTACCGGATAGAAAAGCTTGTTTATTGTTTAAAGGATTTATGTACGGTTCCGGCCCGGGTGCGGCCCGGGTGTCGGCACAGTACCAGACCTGGGTGCGGGCGCACCCCTTCTCCGAAACAATCCAGATGGCCTCAAGCCCGCTGTTAAAGGGGTTCAGGCGGTAGGTGCCCGCCCGCTGGGCAGGGTGCTTCTCATACTGCACCCGCCCGGTGCGGATCAGCTGGTCTCTGAGGTGCACGACCTGATAGTGCTTTTTGAGGCCTAAAAACCGCATGACCACTGTATTGGGCAGGTTAAAGGCCACGGGCCAGTACCAGTCCCCCAGCTCGTCCCGGACAGCGGCCCTGTTGTTGGCCCACATGAGCAGATGCCAGTAGGCCTGCTGAACCGGGCTGATGAGCGCGGTTTCCAGCCACCTGTAAAAGGCCAGCAGCTCAGTCAGATAATTCATCGGCACCCCCTGAACACCTCAGAGCGCAGGCCGGACAAGCCCGCTGCCAGCAGTACACAGGCCACAGCCCCGCGCCGCAGCCTGGCTTTATCCCCCGGATTGAGGGCAGGACCACTGAGGTGATATACCCCTTAAAAAACGGCGCCGCGTACAGTCCGCCGCCGAGGATCAGCGCGTCCAGGCCATTTTCGTTCACCACCAGCATCCTCTGCCGGTGATTGTTGGCGTCGCGGATTTCCCGCTTGGCCCGGTCCCCGGGACACACATGGGTATGGAGCGCCACTATGTGGTTCTTAAAGCCCAGGGCCCGGCAGACATCCTGAACAACAAACCACTCCCGCCGCTGGTCCCCGGGCTTGAGCAGCTGCTTTTTCAGCGCGATGATCCTGTCCATAGCGCCACAGGTTACCTCGCAGTCCTCTTCATACATAATAAGCTGCTTACACCTTTGTATCTCCTGCTCGAGCGCTGTGTTGTGTGCCTTTACATCGACGGTTTCCACCAGCGTGCGGATACTGCCAAACAGGGGGCTTTCAAAACGGTCCATCTTTAAAATTGTGTGCTTATTCATGGGCTTCTCCTTTTTCAATCAATACAAAATAGCGGTCTGACCATTGGCCGCGCAAACAGTACACCCATCGCTTCATGTCGATGGAATCGCTGAGGAAGGCCTGGTCTGTGACGGCCCTCAGCCGCGGGCTTTTCAGGGCTTTAATATCCAGCATTGAAAGCGGCGTCTCACCCTCAGCCTCAATCTCGCCCTGGGCGCACAGGTGGGTGCTTCCATCCGGAAAAAAACATTCCCTCAGCGGCCGGCCGTCACCGATCGCTTCTAAAAGATGCAGCGGGTGGGCGCTGTTGCCCAGCTTTACCCTGCAGATCTCCCCAAGCCTTCCGGCCAACGCTCCGGCGCTTAAATCCCCGGGCGTTTCGCCGGCCTGATAACCGCCCTCTATTGGAAAAAAGGGATTGTCACAGTGGTAAACCAGGGGCATCTCCCGGGTTAAATCCACCATGCTCAAGGCTCCCAGCGCCTTCAGGTAATCCGGCACCGGATAATAGCGCAAATCCTTCCGCGCTCTGGTGCGCTCTGTTTCTGTCATGTCCGCAAGCTTTTTAAGGTTTTTGGTCGGATCCATATTCATCCTCCTGAAATTTGTATTCACCGCGTGGTTCCTGCGGTGTTGACACTATTCTAAAGCATGTGAGCGCCCAGAAGCAAAAACGCGCCAGCCCTGAAAAAGCCGTCAAAAAAGTAAAAAAGCCTCAAAAACGAGACTTTTTTACATGATTCTGATACTAAATGGCTGTTTCCTCTTCCTTTCAGGTCTAAACGCACGGCCGAAGGGTTTTTAAAAAAACTTTTGAACGCTTAAGAATCAAAGGCCTCGCGAAACAGCTCCAGACACGCCTCAAACAGCGTGCAGCAGCCGCATACCGGGTTTCTGGCCGGGCGGAAGGCCGCCCCATTTTTTAAGAGCTCTTTGATAAAAAGCGTCCGGCAGAGCTGTACCAGCTCCAGAAGCTTGCCCCTTACCAGGGCCGTCGAACAGCAGTAAGCCACCGCCAAACCTCCGGTGGATACCAGCAAGCTCTCCTCGCCCGCGTGGATAAAAAAATGACGGCAGAGGAAACTGATTCCCTTGCCGCCCTCCGGGAGCTCTGTAACGACTGGCAGGAGCTGAAGGGATTCCCCGATAACGATGGGAAAATGCCGCTCATAGCCAAATAATTTCTTGTTGTTTTTCCGGCACTGCTTCATGTCCTTGTCAAAATACCGCCCGACAGCGTCCACCACCGTGTGCGGCGACCGCGGCCATAAAAGCACCGATTCATCCGCAAATACAATGGCCGTCATGGGCTGCACCAGCGTGCCCCGGTTGATAAAGGCTACCGGCGCCCCGCGCCTGAAATCTGAAAAGAACGCCGCTACCCGGTCCCGCGTGAGCCTCGGGTATTCTTCCTCATAAGCCCTGATGGCGCCGTCGTAATTAATGAAATGGTATTGCGTGTTTGTTTCCATTTACATTTCCTTTCCGCGATTACCATAGTAATCGTTTTACATTTATTTTAAAATGATGGGAGGGGTGGTCCCA from the Eubacterium sp. 1001713B170207_170306_E7 genome contains:
- a CDS encoding sigma-70 family RNA polymerase sigma factor, with the translated sequence MNQYQEIDALVEAYKYGQEYPEDSPERENARAACQMLVMTFKPLILAALSRSRITDDRFEDAFQDGVVAFIEGLKKFDPGRGTGFNAFMQGYLKRYYLKWNEGRFNQSVTAEKSLDSPLPGDEALTLADTLADDQVSVETDYIAKKEKQNNRKRLAKGLSRLSTAQRSVVKGYYHEGLSMSEIALKQGISRQAVQNRHAYAIKKLKKVF
- a CDS encoding restriction endonuclease subunit S; translated protein: MNYLTELLAFYRWLETALISPVQQAYWHLLMWANNRAAVRDELGDWYWPVAFNLPNTVVMRFLGLKKHYQVVHLRDQLIRTGRVQYEKHPAQRAGTYRLNPFNSGLEAIWIVSEKGCARTQVWYCADTRAAPGPEPYINPLNNKQAFLSGSIPEDGPSPNGFNLLPQISEEEKAAIQARYPDNDVRAFYAVWEAREKKQRENQNLWR
- a CDS encoding BRO family protein; translation: MNKHTILKMDRFESPLFGSIRTLVETVDVKAHNTALEQEIQRCKQLIMYEEDCEVTCGAMDRIIALKKQLLKPGDQRREWFVVQDVCRALGFKNHIVALHTHVCPGDRAKREIRDANNHRQRMLVVNENGLDALILGGGLYAAPFFKGYITSVVLPSIRGIKPGCGAGLWPVYCWQRACPACALRCSGGADELSD